Within Hyla sarda isolate aHylSar1 chromosome 7, aHylSar1.hap1, whole genome shotgun sequence, the genomic segment tcagggttatcagatattactaggaccggacaggttcagggttatcagatattactaggaccggacaggttcagggttatcagatatcactaggaccggacaggttcagggttatcagatattactaggactggacaggttcagggttatcagatattactaggaccggacaggttcagggttatcagatattactaggaccggacaggttcagggttatcagatattactaggaccggacaggttcagggttatcagatattactaggaccggaaaggttcagggttatcagatattactaggaccggaaaggttcagggttatcagacattggtaacctcagggaagacgtctctatataaaacacttatagagaagcgtcttcttctgaggctgcgatggtcttagtgttatcttgtggttctgtgctggacatttctgctctgtatgaaggatctattgtataatgacaggaatgatgacatgttgtctaatgtgttcacttatctctctctctctagtgttttcaggctctgacctgtgaccatggcctctccacaagacccattgctgaaggaggaggaagaagcaatggaggaccatagtgatatggatgtggAAAAGGGccatatccctgagaggcagaacctgccatctctaagcgtaatgtccaccgcacgttccatcatcaccgtagtgatcctcgcctttgttaatttgctcatctatgcaaatcgctccagcgtggcgggggtgctgccttatatacagaaagcatatgacaccaatgctagtctgtccggcttattgaatacattgttcattggaagctacgtgatggtcgcaccaattgccggatatttgggtgACCActataataagaaatatactgtttgcgcaggagtcatcgtttggctgagcatgacacttaccctgtcattcatccctgacgggtacttcctgctcttcctgctgacgagtggactggttggggCCGGAGAGGcaactttctgcaccatcgccccctccatcattgcagacctttttacaagtgaccagcggacccgcatgctgaacgtgttttactccgtcatacctgtaggctgcggactaggatacatcatcgggcccaaagtgactgatgcagcaagaggcaattggcactgggcatttcgggtcacccctggcctgggcctcatagctgtggctttgatgattttggtcacaaaggagcttccaagaacgactacaaacgggaagaagaacaacaaatcccagaagtttgccaaatgggcgacagatctgaaaaaactatttaaaaatcgaagcttcatgttaaccaccatgggatcgacggctgtatccttcatagtgggagccataggtgtatggggtccgtcatacctgacccacgcacgaacactcctacaagagaaggacccttgccgtgctgaaccgtgtgactatcacgacatcctaatatttggtgtggttacagtcgtttccggcattctgggagttgtagcagggacggagataagtaaaagatatcgcaaatccaacccacgggcggacccgcttgtgtgtggatgcgcgatgatgctctccgccccttttcttctgttggcattgacttttggcaacatcagcctcgttgccaccaacatcttcatctttatcggagagacgcttctgtcagtcaatttcaccctcatatctgacattatactaaaagtagtaactccgtggaggagatcttcagccctggccgtgcagatgacaatctatcacctcctaggtgacgccggcagcccgtacctcatcggcctgatatctgacacctacgaacgaggatatgccaaatcccctcttctgaaataccgcagcctggagtatgccctcatgacctgcaccataatggcagtcatcggaggggccttcttcatggccacggccctatatatagagagggacgaaaaagaagcagagatggaatcagaacctccgtcatcctcctcctcctcactgcttcctgccgatgaggaccgcgcttcagactgaggaaaagtcattgcttaactttatctcgtttacttcattaaaaaaaattaagaaaaaaataactgcacttgttctatgttccactttaccccttattctctacccaggggcggacacagacagcagagggcccttgtgcaaagaatgtgcctgtgcccccccccccccaaaaacatcaattgttcagcaccccccctccatgtgtcacttactcaggtggacccccatatgtcacttgctgtataagtttctaattatttattaaggcctcccatatgccgcagctcattcaaaccccccacattaggtagcatagattcccaacattaggtagcatagattccccacattaggtagcatcgtttcctcacattaggtatcatagtttccccacattaggtagcatagattccctacattaggtagcagtttccccacattaggtagcatagtttgcccacattaggccacatagtttgcccacattaggtagcatagtttccccacattaggtagcataatttccccacattaggtagcacagattccccacattgggtaacataatttccccgcattaggtagcatagtttccccacattaggtagcacagattccccacattaggtaacatagtttccccacattaggtagcatggtttccccacattaggtagcacagattccccacatcaggtaacatagtttccccacattaggtaacatcgtttccccacattaggtagcatagtttgcccacattaggtagcacagattccccacattaggtaacatagtttccccacattaggtagcatagtttccccacattaggtagcacagattccccacattaggtaacatagtttccccacattaggtagcatagcttccccacattaggtagcatacttttcccccattaggtagcatagtttccccacattaggtagcacagattccccacattaggtaatatagtttccccacattaggtagcatagattcctcacattaggtagccatagccccccccaaacacacagacagacacagacacacacagagacacacttacctgccctgcacagcgcttctcctctccggcagcggcctgacgagtgacgtcactgacgtcctcctgagcgggtctgcagaagtacgtcacttgtgcgacgtccctcgtcagaccccggtcggccggaggcagactcactgtctagaGTGCCCACTGcactattataccccgcagctgctttagaacagtgagcagcggcggcgccaaccctaccatgaacctactaggcacaaaaaaaaagggggcagcaaaatgccgcccctgaaaagtgccacctgggacttatggtcccaccgggtcccatggtagggccgaccagaggcggctctagactttgtgaggccttaggcgaaacttgaacatgaggccctgcttcaatttctgctgaaattacatggtggtccggctgtgagatgattatactgtgacatcactgtgtattatccctgtactgtgacgtcactgtgtattatctctgtactgtgccatcactctgtgtattatccctgtactgtgacatcactgtgtgtattatccctgtactgtgacatccctgtgtattatccctgtactgtgacatccctgtgcattatctctgtactgtgacatcactgtgtattgtccctgtactgtgacatcactgtgtgtattatccctgtaatgtgacatcactgtgtattatccctgcactgtgacatcactctgtatattatccttgtactgtgacatcactctgtatattatccctgtactgtgacatcactgtgtattatccctgtactgtgacatcactgtgtattatctctgtactgtgacatcactgtgtattatccctgtactgtgacatcactctgtatattatccctgtactgtgacatcactgtgtattattcctgtactgtgacatcactgtgtatttttcctgtactgtgacatcactgtgtattattcctgtactgtgacatcactgtgtattattcctgtactgtgacatcactgtgtgtattacctctgtactgtgacatcactgtgtattatccctgtactgtgacgtcactgtgtattatccctgtactgtgacgttactgtgtattatccctgtactatgacatcactgtgtatattatccctccctgtactgtgacatcactgtgtgtattatctctgtactgtgacatcactgtgtattatccctgtactgtgacatcgctgtgtgtattatccctgtactgtgacatcactgtgtattgtccctgtactgtgacatcactgtgtatattatccctgtactgtgacatcactgtgcattatgcctgtactgtgacatcactgtgtattatgcctgtactgtgacatcactgtgtattatccctgcactgtgacatcactgtgtatattatccctttactgtgacatcactgtgtatattatccctgtactgtgacatcactgtgtgtattacccctgtactgtgacaacactgtgtatattatccctgtactgtgacatcactgtgtgtattatccctgtactgtgacatcactgtgtatattatccctgtactgtgacatcactgtgtgtattatccctgttctgtgacatcactgtgtgtattatccctgtactgtgacctcactgtgtgtattatctctgtactgtgacatcactgtgtgtattatccctgtactgtgacatcactgtgtattatccctgtactgtgacatcactctgtatattatccctgtactgtgacatcactgtgtattattcctgtactgtgacatcactgtgtattattcctgtactgtgacatcactgtgtattatccctgtactgtgacgtcactgtgtattatccctgtactatgacatcactgtgtatattatccctccctgaactgtgacatcactgtgtgtattatctctgtactgtgacatcactgtgtattatccctgtactgtgacatcactgtgtgtattatccctgtactgtgacatcactgtgtattatccctgtactgtgacatcactgtgtatattatccctgtactgtgacatcactctgtgtattatccctgtactgtgacatcactgtgtgtattatccctgtactgtgacatctctgtgtatattatctctgaactataacatcactgtgtgttatctctatactgcaacattactgttgatacttacactgcactgtgacatcactgtatatattaagcctgtataccctaatgccactgtacactgtatttaccttgcactgcgagtgacaatacagggtaaatatgcaaagtgacatcacagttcagagttaatataaacagtaatgtctctgtacagggacaataaacagttttgccactacagggttaataaacgcagtgttgtcacagtagagggtaactatacagtgatgtcattgtaccgggaaaatatacacagtgaagtcagcattcaagaataataaactgtgatgtcactacagggttgttatacacagtgacatcaaattacaggatgaagcacagtgatgtcacagtttattatgaagcacagtgatgtcacagtttattatgaagcacagtgatgtcagtttattatgaagcacagtgatgtcacagtttattatgaagcacagtgatgtcacagtttatgatgaagcacagtgatgtcacagtttattatgaagcacagtgatgtcacagtttattatgaagcacagtgatgtcacagtttattatgaagcacagtgatgtcacagtttatgatgaagcacagtgatgtcagtttattatgaagcacagtgatgtcacagtttattatgaagcacagtgatgtcacagtttattatgaagcacagtgatgtcacagtttattatgaagcacagtgatgtcacagtttatgatgaagcacagtgatgtcacagtttattatgaagcacagtgatgtcacagtttattatgaagcacagtgatgtcacagtttatgatgaagcacagtgatgtcacagtttattgtgaagcacagtgatgtcacagtttatgatgaagcacagtgatgtcacagtttatgatgaagcacagtgatgtcacagtttatgatgaagcacagtgatgtcacagtttatgatgaagcacagtgatgtcacactttatgatgaagcacagtgatgtcacagtttatgatgaagcacagtgatgtcacagtttatgatgaagcacagtgatgtcacagtttattatgaagcacagtgatgtcacagtttattatgaagcacagtgatgtcacagtttatgatgaagcacagttatgtcacaatttatgaagcacagtgatgtcacagtttatgatgaagcacagtgatgtcacagtttattatgaagcacagtgatgtcacagtttattatgaagcacagtgatgtcacagtttataatgaagcacagtgatgtcacagagactacagaatgtacaactgtacgtatgatgaagatggcgggatgctatcgaaacatcacacatacatgggggaataaaacactttgtttttgcaccttatctgggagtgccgctggatctttagttttgtagatagatagatagatgatatatagatagatagatagatagatagataatagatatgagatagatagatagataatagatatgagatagatagatagatagatcagtgtatcccaaccagggggcctctagctactccagaacgacaactcccagcatgtctttggctttatgagcatactgggagttgtagttttgcaacaactggaggccccctggttgggaaacactgctctatctatctatctatctatctatctatcaatcatctatctatccatctatctcctatctatctatctatatcatatctatctatcatctatctatctatctatatcatatctatctatcatctatctatcatctattagtgttgagcggcataggccatattcgaattcgcgaatattcgcgaatatatggacgaatattcgtcatattcacgaatattcgcatattcgtaatgttttcgttttattttcgcatatgcgaatattcatgtgtgcgaaaattaacatatgcgaaaatttgcatatacaaaattaacataagctaaacttcgcatatgcgaagattatcatatgcaaatattcgcatatgcgaacattcgcacaccagtctcacacagtagtattagagccttgttacaccacataagctggaagcagagagggatgatcactgtgatgtgtactgtgaaaaaataaaaagaaaaaagaaaaacgaatattcgtaattacgaatatatagcgctatattcgcgaatattcgcgaattcgcgaatatgcgatattcgcgaataaaattcgaattgcgaatattcgcaagcaacactatcatctattaatctatctttctatctatctatctatctcatatctatctatatatcatttatctatctatctctcatatctatctttcatctatctctcatctatctgaaatagatatgagatagatagataaatagaaagatagatagatagatacataaatagatggatatagatagatggatagatagatagatatgagatagatagatatgagatagatagatagatagataggagataaatggatagatagatagataaaaaaaaaaaactccagaagagcagcacaacaaaattaggaaaaccaatgcaatggtgcacgctgggtgtggaccttggtgagaggttcacttgtactagaaaaaaaagcaagagaccagcagcacacagaaaaattagtgcaaaaaaggtggagatttattgcattatcccagtgtacaagctccttgagaacggcgacgagaggtcgctgaaacgtcgcttcttttgtacactgggataatgcaataaatctccaccttttttgcactaatttttctgtgtgctgctggtctcttgctttatttttttttttttggatagatagatatatagataatagatagatgattgatatagatcagtgtttcccaactaggggggcctccagctgttgcaaaactacaactcccagtatgctcataaagccaaaggaatgctgggagttgtagttttgcaacagctggaggccccctggttgagaaactgatctatctatctatatcatataaatttatctatatcatatccatctatctatatcatatccatctatctatatcatatccatctatctcctatctatctatctatctatctatctaatttatctatctgtctagatcctatctatctatcatctatctatatcatatctatgtatctatcatctatctatctatctatcgatctgtctatcatctatctatccatctatttatgtatctttctatatatcatctctctatctatatatcatctatttatctatctttctatctatctcatatctatctatctatctatctatatatatatatatgtatattgtatctatctatctatatatcatccatctacctatctatctctcatatctatttatttatctctcatctgagttagatagatagatagatagatatgagatagatagatagatatgagatagatagatatgagatagatatgagatagatagataggagatagatagatagatagatagaagatagataggagatagatagatagatagatagatagataggagatagatagatagatagatagatagatagatagatagatagatagatagatagatagagagatagatagatatatagataggagatagatagatggatggatggatggatagatatgagatagatagatagatagatagataggagatagatatataatagattgatagatagatagatcagtgtttcccaacctgggggcctccagctgttgcaaaactacaactcccagtatgctcataaagccaaaggaatgctgggagttgtagttttgcaacagctgaaggccccctggttgggaaacactgaactacctcccactgtctcctacaactttccccctctcccccaagcaagttacttactttaaaagggaagcatcagcagtgggcattggacaggtaagtcttccatactggtggtgtccgggcctgtatacacacagcaggcctgctccacaaggtccagcagcagtatacaggggagtgagagagggggaggagcttcctgtctgctcttcccagtctgcatagcgtggcccctgcgtggtgacagggctgcaggctgaagatttatttaaaaaaaggatggcggagtagatggctccggggggtgggggatgcagcgggggctcgggccccttactggtgtccatgagagctgctagtgacctactgctgctagggggggcacaagggggggggggcaatcatgatgtaggggggccgtggccccctctggcgcccctaaccccgcccccccccccccccagacgccactggctgcaggggtggttgaacgcagcgtccatccgggtgctgtcaaacttgctgtggtcggggagtatgcggtggtatgtggcctaatgctcgcctctgggg encodes:
- the LOC130283186 gene encoding protein spinster homolog 1-like, with the translated sequence PERQNLPSLSVMSTARSIITVVILAFVNLLIYANRSSVAGVLPYIQKAYDTNASLSGLLNTLFIGSYVMVAPIAGYLGDHYNKKYTVCAGVIVWLSMTLTLSFIPDGYFLLFLLTSGLVGAGEATFCTIAPSIIADLFTSDQRTRMLNVFYSVIPVGCGLGYIIGPKVTDAARGNWHWAFRVTPGLGLIAVALMILVTKELPRTTTNGKKNNKSQKFAKWATDLKKLFKNRSFMLTTMGSTAVSFIVGAIGVWGPSYLTHARTLLQEKDPCRAEPCDYHDILIFGVVTVVSGILGVVAGTEISKRYRKSNPRADPLVCGCAMMLSAPFLLLALTFGNISLVATNIFIFIGETLLSVNFTLISDIILKVVTPWRRSSALAVQMTIYHLLGDAGSPYLIGLISDTYERGYAKSPLLKYRSLEYALMTCTIMAVIGGAFFMATALYIERDEKEAEMATLFWILNKDKAMVEFVAQQLPIIAHITMTCSMQQSEDKIPKYPVCVLPVSRVIQAYGSPPSEIEKMVRYLEKKQYNGPSVGQTYKAKAAVL